One part of the Lotus japonicus ecotype B-129 chromosome 2, LjGifu_v1.2 genome encodes these proteins:
- the LOC130736427 gene encoding uncharacterized protein LOC130736427: protein MAPFKALYERKCRTPLSWFDEGDKLVLGPDVVQDMSEKVKGIREKLKIAQDRQKAYYDRRRKPLEFEEGDHVFLRANQIIGIGRSIKSKKITPKYLGPYQILRKVGTSAYQVALPPSLSNLHDVFHVSQTKKYIPYPSQVIRPEHIQLKENLTYTAEPKKILDRRMKQLRKKEISLVKVAWSEGENEEATWELEEDMRRTNPQLFSILGCEFRGRNSQKGGESVTSHQPGIQEQDTSVSSDTLDGVLILPADPR, encoded by the exons ATGGCACCATTTAAAGCATTGTACGAAAGGAAGTGTAGAACCCCATTAAGTTGGTTTGATGAAGGAGATAAGCTAGTACTAGGACCCGACGTAGTGCAGGATATGTCGGAAAAGGTGAAAGGAATTAGGGAGAAGCTTAAGATAGCACAAGATAGGCAGAAAGCTTACTATGACCGTAGGAGAAAGCCTTTAGAGTTTGAAGAGGGAGACCATGTTTTCCTCAGAGCTAACCAAATTATAGGGATAGGAAGGTCAATTAAGTCGAAAAAGATTACACCAAAATATTTAGGACCTTACCAAATCCTTAGGAAAGTAGGAACATCAGCCTACCAGGTGGCGTTACCGCCATCTTTGTCAAACTTGCACGATGTGTTTCATGTTTCCCAAACAAAGAAATACATTCCCTACCCTTCTCAAGTGATAAGACCTGAACATATACAACTCAAGGAGAACTTAACATACACGGCCGAACCTAAAAAGATATTGGATAGAAGGATGAAACAACTTAGGAAAAAGGAAATCTCATTAGTGAAAGTTGCTTGGAGTGAGGGGGAAAATGAGGAAGCTACTTGGGAATTAGAGGAGGATATGAGAAGGACAAACCCTCAACTGTTTAGTATCTTAGGATGTGAATTTCGAGGACGAAATTCTCAAAAAGGAGGGGAGAGTGTAACATCCCACCAACCAG GGATCCAGGAGCAGGACACATCGGTTTCCAGTGACACTCTCGATGGTGTTCTCATTCTTCCTGCCGACCCACGCTGA